TCTCCTCCGGGCGTCTGTCGAGAATGCTATACTGGCTCATCACGCTGACAATTCCGGAACGCTGTACATATTCACGGATTACATTCGGCCGGATGGAGGAGATGCCGTAATGGCGGATAACCCCTTCGCGCTTCAGCTCCTCGAAGGCTTCAATCGTCTCATCGATATCATCCTCCAGCGTTCCTCCGTGCAGCTGATACAGGTCAATATAATCGGTCTGCAGCCTGCGTAGACTCTCCTTCACAGCGGAGCGGATATAGGTCTTGGAGGCATCCCAGCCCCAGCCTTCCTTACCGGGAATTCTGCGGTTGCCCACCTTAGTTGCCAGGATAACGTCAGCGCGGCGGTGCCGGATAGCCTGACCGACAATCTCCTCATTGCGGCCCTCATCGTAGAGGTCGGCAGTATCCAGGAAGTTGATCCCACGGTCCAGCGCTTCGTGGATAATGGCGGTTGCCTGCGCTTCATCGGTGCCCAGTGACATGCAGCCGAGGCCCATGGCACTTACGTCTAAATCGGATGATCCCAATCGGTTAGTCTTCATCGGATGTCCTTTCGTTACTGCAGTGATGGGTATTGATGGGTATGAATGAGTTCATTATAGCATTCAGGCACAGCGTAAGCACTCGGACGGGACTGCTTCAAGGTTCAACTGGTACAGCATCCGTCTTTAAATTGTGGTTGGGCTTGATGAGACCTGAAGTTTTAAAAAAGTAAAAGAATTGCGAGAAATTGTATGTGGAAAACCGAATACAATGTGCTTGCGCGAAGATGTCGGGCCGAATGTATGTGAAAAACCGAATACAATGTGCCTGCGCGAAGGTAATCAGGCCCAATGTATGCTAAAAACCGAATACAATGTGCCAGCGCGAAGATATCAGGCCCAATGTATGCGGAAAACCCAACATAATAGTTTAGGCGGTGCCGTCTTACTGATCCAATTAAATCTGTGGGCAAGGACATACCTCAGGGGTTCGGTGAAAAGAAACCAGAATAACCGAGTCGGTTCCTTACGGACCAGAAAGCCGTTAATTTGAAGAAAAAGGAACTTTTTGCAGAGTAACGGACCGAGTGGACCTTATCGTCTCTCTAAAGAACGTTTAGAAGTGGAATATTCGTTAATAAGGGCCATGGTGTCCGCAACTTGCCCAAGTTGTGACTCTCCTTCGAAATAAGCGCGTCTCAGTCCGTAACGCCGAGCCAAACGCCCCAATAAGACCGAACCCACACCTAAGGGAGATAGCTCCACGCCTTCAGCCCTTCTGACATCGCTAAGCCTCTACTCCACCATTTTAAATCTGATGCTTTACTAGTAGTGATATCTGCACAAAAAACAATCCTGCATCACCGCGAGCGGGTGGGCAGGATTGCCGTCATATCTATAGGTGGAGTGCCTGCTTAACTTATCCGCGCAGAATCTGCTCGATCTGCTCCAGTTCTTCCGCACTTAGCTCAGGCGCATTGAGTGAA
This genomic interval from Paenibacillus sp. FSL H8-0332 contains the following:
- a CDS encoding aldo/keto reductase: MKTNRLGSSDLDVSAMGLGCMSLGTDEAQATAIIHEALDRGINFLDTADLYDEGRNEEIVGQAIRHRRADVILATKVGNRRIPGKEGWGWDASKTYIRSAVKESLRRLQTDYIDLYQLHGGTLEDDIDETIEAFEELKREGVIRHYGISSIRPNVIREYVQRSGIVSVMSQYSILDRRPEESILPLLGRAGISLIARGPLASGILTDHGSSKAQRAYLDYTEAELTALHEQLMSQTTLTRTLTQTALQYPLADPAVAAIIPGASSLEQLRQNIAAARSQPLSALELEAVRETSKAGRYTLHV